From the genome of Acidobacteriota bacterium, one region includes:
- a CDS encoding radical SAM protein, translated as MQVTRTTVKNILTRASGYLKEVCSHSLQPYRGCTLGNSLCGVGCYVRHNQWVTRGRPWGSFLEVRENAAASYLERYAAERRWARRLRGGLSIFLSSATEPFLPQEKRYGITGEVLRAMLQSPPDELILQTHSHRVGDHLELLHQLAQATSLRVHISIESDRDRLPGLPPPASSVEKRFEAARRLKQGGLFTVVTVSPMLPVREPEVFFQRIADCAQAVVLDHFIGGDGTPDGRRTRATGLPEAMEKVDPECLNLDYRDRMAEVARRYLPGRVGIGASGFAGRYEG; from the coding sequence ATGCAAGTTACACGGACCACTGTCAAGAACATCCTCACTCGGGCCTCCGGGTATCTGAAAGAGGTCTGTTCCCACTCCCTGCAACCCTACCGCGGATGCACCCTGGGCAACTCGCTCTGCGGAGTGGGCTGCTATGTGCGTCACAACCAGTGGGTCACCCGGGGACGTCCCTGGGGAAGCTTCCTGGAAGTGCGCGAAAACGCCGCCGCCTCCTACCTCGAGCGCTATGCCGCCGAACGCCGCTGGGCGCGCCGCCTCCGGGGAGGCCTGTCGATCTTTCTCTCCAGCGCCACCGAGCCTTTCCTGCCTCAGGAAAAGCGTTATGGGATTACCGGGGAAGTGCTGCGGGCCATGTTGCAGAGTCCGCCCGATGAATTGATCTTGCAGACTCACAGCCATCGGGTTGGGGACCACCTCGAGCTGCTCCACCAGTTGGCCCAGGCGACAAGCCTGCGCGTTCATATTTCTATCGAGAGCGACCGGGATCGCCTGCCGGGGCTTCCGCCTCCCGCCTCCAGCGTGGAAAAGCGTTTTGAGGCCGCGCGGCGGCTCAAGCAGGGCGGACTTTTCACCGTCGTCACCGTCTCGCCTATGCTGCCCGTCCGTGAGCCTGAGGTCTTCTTTCAACGGATCGCCGACTGCGCCCAGGCGGTCGTGCTCGACCATTTCATCGGCGGAGACGGCACTCCCGACGGCCGCCGCACCCGGGCCACCGGGCTGCCTGAGGCTATGGAGAAGGTCGACCCCGAGTGCCTGAATCTCGACTACCGCGACCGCATGGCCGAGGTGGCCCGCCGCTACCTCCCCGGACGCGTCGGCATCGGCGCCTCGGGATTTGCAGGCCGGTATGAAGGGTGA
- the nrdR gene encoding transcriptional regulator NrdR translates to MRCPFCGHPRDRVVDTREAAEGSVVRRRRLCLHCEKRFTTYERIDEIPLMVVKKSGTREAFDRSKLLSGLLKACEKRPVKARTLEEIVDAVERRLMESSQRELSSQAVGRMLMEKLLKLDKVAYLRFASVYLEFDDVGEFMKVINQLFVEKTRSKLVEEGRAAEEESLEKA, encoded by the coding sequence ATGCGCTGCCCTTTCTGCGGACATCCTCGCGACCGGGTCGTCGACACCCGCGAAGCTGCCGAAGGGAGCGTCGTGCGGCGGCGGCGCCTGTGCCTGCACTGCGAGAAGCGCTTCACGACCTACGAACGGATAGACGAAATTCCTCTCATGGTGGTGAAAAAGAGCGGCACCCGCGAGGCTTTCGACCGTTCCAAGCTGCTCAGCGGACTGCTCAAAGCCTGCGAGAAGCGTCCTGTGAAGGCGCGGACCCTTGAGGAGATCGTGGACGCGGTGGAGCGGCGTTTGATGGAAAGCAGCCAGCGCGAACTCTCTTCCCAGGCAGTAGGCCGCATGCTCATGGAAAAGCTGCTCAAACTGGACAAGGTGGCCTATTTGCGCTTCGCTTCGGTCTACCTGGAATTCGACGACGTTGGGGAATTCATGAAGGTCATCAACCAGCTTTTTGTGGAAAAGACCCGCAGCAAACTGGTGGAAGAGGGGAGAGCCGCCGAGGAGGAATCCCTGGAAAAGGCCTGA
- a CDS encoding NAD(P)H-quinone oxidoreductase: protein MKAIVISEPGGPEVLRLREVEEPGLEGDEILVRVSATALNRADCLQRRGLYPAPPDAPADIPGLEFAGQVEALGPRASRFRAGDRVMGLLSGGGYAEKVAVPESQVLDIPEEWSDEEAAAFPEAYFTAYDALFPQLGLKMGELILIHAVGSGVGLAALQLSKAAGAGVLGTAGSRQKLEKARQFGLDEAICYKEQDFAQEVERFTRGKGVQAVLDFVGADYFARNLQVLAPLGRLIIVGLLSGAQCPADLSQILRKRLRVMGTVLRVRDGWEKAQLTERVRQCVLPLAAWGEIVPVLDSIFDLSQAPEAHRRMEANRNFGKIVLRCNG, encoded by the coding sequence ATGAAAGCCATCGTGATCAGTGAGCCCGGCGGACCCGAGGTGTTGCGCCTGCGCGAGGTGGAGGAACCTGGGCTGGAGGGCGACGAGATTCTGGTGAGGGTTTCGGCCACCGCCCTCAATCGAGCCGACTGCTTGCAGCGGCGCGGACTCTATCCGGCGCCTCCCGACGCTCCCGCCGATATTCCCGGTCTGGAATTCGCCGGTCAGGTGGAAGCCCTGGGTCCCAGAGCCTCGCGCTTTCGGGCCGGCGACCGCGTCATGGGACTTCTCAGCGGAGGCGGCTATGCCGAAAAAGTGGCCGTCCCGGAGAGCCAGGTGCTAGACATCCCCGAAGAGTGGAGCGATGAAGAAGCCGCCGCTTTTCCCGAGGCCTACTTCACCGCTTACGACGCCCTCTTTCCCCAGCTCGGCCTCAAGATGGGAGAGCTCATCCTCATCCACGCCGTGGGCAGCGGCGTCGGTCTGGCCGCCCTGCAGCTCAGCAAAGCCGCCGGAGCCGGGGTGCTGGGAACGGCGGGCAGCCGCCAAAAGCTCGAGAAAGCCCGCCAGTTCGGACTGGATGAGGCCATCTGCTACAAAGAGCAGGACTTCGCCCAAGAAGTCGAACGATTCACCCGAGGAAAAGGCGTTCAAGCCGTTCTCGACTTCGTGGGAGCCGACTATTTCGCCCGCAACCTTCAGGTTCTGGCCCCTCTGGGCCGCCTCATCATCGTGGGACTGCTGAGCGGAGCCCAATGCCCGGCCGACCTTTCCCAAATCTTGCGCAAACGCCTGCGGGTCATGGGAACGGTGCTGCGGGTTCGCGACGGCTGGGAAAAAGCCCAGTTGACGGAACGGGTCAGGCAATGCGTGCTGCCGCTGGCTGCTTGGGGCGAAATCGTTCCGGTGCTGGACAGCATCTTCGACCTCTCCCAGGCCCCCGAAGCCCACCGCCGCATGGAAGCCAACCGCAACTTCGGCAAGATCGTCCTGCGCTGCAACGGGTGA
- the udk gene encoding uridine kinase: MRPIIIGVAGGTGSGKTTVVRKLIREIGADAVTLLQHDSYYKDQSHLSFEKRCRLNYDHPDSLESSLLIEHLKELLDGRSVEVPIYDFAAHARKKETIAAQPERVIIVDGILILCDPDLRELMDLRLYVDTDDDVRFIRRLKRDMEKRGRSLQSVIQQYLRTVKPMHREFVEPSKRFADLIIPEGGANRVAIDVLLAKIRSLVDGTSTLSPRADWVT, translated from the coding sequence ATGAGGCCGATCATCATCGGCGTTGCCGGAGGCACCGGGTCCGGCAAGACCACCGTGGTGCGAAAGCTGATCCGCGAGATCGGAGCCGACGCCGTCACCCTGCTGCAGCACGACTCCTACTACAAGGACCAAAGCCATCTCAGTTTCGAGAAGCGCTGCCGGCTCAACTACGACCATCCCGACTCGCTTGAGTCCTCTCTGCTCATCGAGCACCTCAAAGAGCTTCTCGATGGCCGCTCCGTCGAGGTACCCATCTACGATTTCGCCGCCCATGCCCGCAAGAAGGAAACCATTGCTGCGCAACCGGAACGGGTCATTATCGTGGACGGCATCCTCATCCTCTGCGATCCCGATCTGCGCGAGTTGATGGACTTGCGGCTCTATGTCGACACCGATGACGACGTGCGTTTCATCCGCCGCCTCAAGCGCGACATGGAAAAGCGCGGACGCAGCCTGCAGAGCGTCATCCAGCAGTACTTGAGGACGGTCAAGCCCATGCACCGCGAGTTCGTGGAACCCTCCAAGCGCTTCGCCGACCTGATCATTCCGGAGGGCGGAGCCAACAGGGTGGCGATCGACGTGCTGCTGGCCAAGATCCGTTCCCTGGTGGACGGCACCAGCACCCTCAGCCCCCGTGCCGATTGGGTGACCTGA